The following nucleotide sequence is from Gymnodinialimonas sp. 202GB13-11.
ATGGCGCGCAAAGGGATCATACTTGCCGGCGGGTCCGGCACGCGGCTTTACCCGGTAACGACCGGCGTGTCGAAGCAGCTTCTGCCGATCTATGACAAGCCAATGATCTATTATCCCCTCTCGGTCCTGATGCTGTCTGGCATTCGCGAGATTGCGGTTATCACCACCCCCACGGATCAGGATCAATTCAAGCGCACTTTGGGTGATGGCAGCCAATGGGGACTCAGCCTCACATATATCGAACAGCCTAGCCCGGACGGGCTTGCACAAGCGTATCTGCTGGCACGTGATTTCCTGAATGGCGCACCATCCGCCATGGTTCTGGGCGACAACATTTTCTTCGGGCACGGGCTGCCGTCGGTTTTGGCCGTCGCCGATGCTAAAACTGATGGTGGAACGGTCTTCGGCTACCGAGTGACTGATCCTGAGCGGTACGGCGTTGTGGATTTTGAACAGGACGGGAGCGTCCGAGCGATTGTCGAAAAGCCTGAGATCGCACCTTCGCAATACGCTGTCACGGGTCTTTACTATCTCGATGGAACAGCGCCTGACCGAGCCGCCGCTGTTGCGCCCTCGCCCCGCGGCGAATTGGAAATCACAAGCCTTTTGGAGAGCTACCTTGCCGATGGTGCTCTGACCGTGGAACGCATGGGGCGCGGATATGCATGGCTTGATACAGGAACCCACGAAAGCCTGCTGGACGCTGGAAATTTCGTGCGAACACTTACGCAGCGACAAGGCCTGCAAGTTGGCTCACCTGATGAGATTGCGTTTGAACTTGGCTGGATCGGCGAGGCTGAGCTTTCCGCCCGTGCGGATCTGTTCGGCAAGTCGGGCTATGGCCGCTATCTCGCATCACTTCTGAAAGGATAGGCCCGGTTGCTTCGCCGCATACACGCTTTGTACCTGCGCTATGCAGCGGTTCATGCTGGCCGGTTACGCAGCGTGCCATTGGGGCCGTTCTGGCGCCGCTCAGGTCAGGTTGAGCGGGTAGTGAGGCGAGGCGACAAGGTCGAAATATCGGGATGGGTCAACGCTAAAAAAGTGATTTTGAGTTGGTCCGGCGGCGCCCAGGCCCTCAAGCCGGATGTACCGCGTCCAGATGTGAAGGCGCGTCGGGGCGGACCGCCCAACCAAGGCTTCGCTTTCGCCATTCCGGCGACAGCGCGCGACCTGCGGCTTGAGGCGGTCGGAGGAAGCATAATGCGCCAAAGCGCGATCGTGGCGCACCCCTCTGATCCGGTCGATCCTCGGAGCCGTTGCCGTTTAATGCGGGCCTTCTTGCGCGACATCTATCGTGCCACCCCAGCCCTTTTGCGCTACCTGCGAAACCCTGATGAACGCGCAAAAATGGCCGTGAAGTGCGCCCTTGGGTTGGAGCTCACAACACGCGGTGCCGACATCGAGCGTTCTTGGCTTCTAGAAGAACCCTCTACAAATGCTGGCACCCGCACGCCTGAAATCACCATCGTCCTGCCTGTCTATAATGCGCTGGAATTGCTCAAGAAGTGTCTGACGAGAGTGGAGCGTTTTACAAACTGCCCATGGCACTTGGTTGCTGTTGAAGATGGTTCGACCGATCCAGCGGTCCGCCCATGGCTGACACAATGGGCGTCGCGACATCCGGACCGTGTTTCGCTGGTTTGCTTGGATGAGAACTTGGGCTTTGTCGGGGCAGTGAACACCGGCTTGGACCATGCATTATCGCGAGATGTCGACGGGCCGGTGGTGTTGCTGAACTCCGACGCATTGGTTCCAGAGAATTGGGCCAATCGTTTGTGTGATCCTTTGAATGAGCCGTCAGTCGCCTCGGTCACACCGATGTCAAATGCGGCTGAGATCCTGTCTGTGCCCGATATTGGACCTGGCATCCCCTTGCGTGATGGCGAGGCGGACAAAATCGACACGGTCGCTCGCCGCTTGGGCGCAGTACCATTGCCGTCCATCCCAACGGGCGTGGGCTTTTGCATGGCTCTGTCGCGCAACTGGCTTCGCAGAGTGCCTCGGTTCGACCCTGCTTTCGGGCGAGGCTACGGCGAGGAGGTCGATTGGTGCCAGAAAACGCGTGCTTTGGGTGCAAACCATCTTTGCCAGCCGGGCCTGTTCGTTGAGCATGTCGGCGGGCAAAGCTTCGGGTCAAAGGAAAAATCGGCGCGCATCCGCGTGGCTGGCGCTAAGATTTCCCGCCGTTATCCGCGCTATGACGCAGAGGTTCAGCAGTTCATATCGAACGATCCCCTCGCCACTCCGCGCCTTGCGCTTTCGATTGCACTGGCTGCTGCGCGCGTTGATCGATTGCCAGTATTTCTAGCTCACTCCTTGGGTGGAGGCGCGGAAGCAGCACTGCGCGTTGAAATGGCTCGGCACGAGGCTGCGGTCGTCTTGCGTGTTGGGGGACTAAGGCGTTGGCAAGTAGAGGTGCATGTCGCCAGGCAAGTTCTCGCGGGTCGAACTGATGATATCGATCTCGTGCGCCGTCTGCTCGCATCGGCCGAGGCTTTGGATCTGATCTATTCCTGCGGCGTCGGCGACTCTGATCCCTTTGGTTTACCGCAGATTCTGTTGTCTCTGCGTCGCACGGATAGGTCGGATCGGCTTCTAATGCGTCTGCATGACTATTTCCCACTGTCGCCGTCTTACACGTTATTGGGGCGAAATGGGTTTTCGGGTGTCCCAGCGCCTGAAACGTCAGACCCATGCCACGCCACGCGCAGGCCCGACGGAACACGCCTGACGTTGGCAGATTGGCGCGCCGCTTGGGGAAAGCTCGTGGCGGAATGCGACGAAGTCACCACGTTTTCACAAGCCTCTGCCCGTCTGTTTTTGGAAGGCTATGGCAACGCGAATGTAAAGGTGAGACCCCATCTTCGTCTGGTCTCCGTACGGAGGATGGCAGAGCAATCGGGGCGGCGGGTTGGTATCTTGGGGCATCTGAATATCCAGAAAGGTGCGCTGGTTATCCGCGAACTTGCCACCGCCCATCCGCACCAAACCTTCGTTGTCATTGGATTGGTCGACAGCTCTATCCCCCTTCCACGTAACGTGATCGTTCACGGTACCTATGAAAGGGATGAGATTACCGAGCTAGCGCGGCTTTACGGCATCCGCGCCTGGCTTATGCCGTCCGTTTGGCCGGAGACCTTCTCCTTTGCCACGCGTGAGGCGCTTGCCACCGGACTCCCGGTCGCAGGCTTCGCCCTTGGCGCGCAGGGGGAAGCGTTACGTGATGCGCCAAACGGGTTCACCGTCCCGCTTGAACCAAAGTCCGGTGCAGCGGAACGGCTGTTTTCCATGGTGGATCCGGCGCGCAGCACACAAGCCGCCGCCGAGTAGTGCGCGTTAGCGCAGGCGCTGTTCCGTCTTCGCGTCAAAGAAATAGGCATCTTCGACGTCAAAGCTGATCCCTGTCTTTGAACCGGGGGCCGGAGCATGTTGATCGTGCGCCTCAACCACAATCCGTGAACCATCAGGGGCGTTGACGTAGTGGTAGCTGATCCCTCCTAACCGTTCAGACAGATCGACTGTGTGGGTGCCGCCATCGGACAGCGCAACCTTGTTTGGGCGCACGCCAACGGTCACCGGTCCATCCGCAGTCAGGCTTGCAGGGGCGCGCATTGTGGCACCGCCAAGCGCAGGGACTGTCACGGTGCCGCCGGTATTCACTCCGTCGAAAAAGTTCATAGCCGGGCTGCCGATAAAACCTGCGACGAATTTATTGTCGGGATCATTGTAGAGGTGTAGCGGCGCACCGACCTGCTCGATATAGCCCGCGCGCAACACCACGATCTTGTCGGCCAGTGTCATGGCTTCGACCTGGTCATGGGTCACATAGATCATCGTCGCGCCAATTTCATTGTGCAGGCGCGCGATTTCCACTCGCATCTCTACCCGCAATTCAGCGTCTAGGTTAGACAGCGGCTCGTCGAACAGGAACACTTCTGGCCCACGAACAATCGCTCGGCCGATGGCGACACGCTGGCGTTGGCCACCGGACAGCGCAACTGGCTTGCGTGCCAGATAATCGTCCAGCTTGAGAATGCGCGATGCCTCCGAAACCTTTTCTTTGATCTCGTTAGCCGGGTGGCCGTTCATCTTCAGGCCAAAACCCATATTCTGTTCGACCGTCATATGCGGATAAAGTGCGTAGGTTTGGAATACCATCGCCACGCCACGCTCGGCGGGGTCGGCGCGGGTGACATCGCGCGCCCCAATCTCGATCGTACCTTCCGTGGTTTCCTCCAGCCCTGCAACCATGCGCAGGAGCGTGGACTTGCCGCAGCCCGAGGGGCCGACGAAGACGCAGAATTCGCCGTCTTCAATGGTCAAATCGACTCCGTGAATCACTTGGGTCTGACCATAGCGCTTGATGACGTCCGTTAGTTGCAGGCCCGACATTGCGGTCTCCTCCCTGTCCGCGTGTTATTCTGCTGCATCAGGGAAGCGCCAATCTTGCGCTTCCCCTGCAATGGATGACACCGCGTCGTTGATACGCGGCAAGTGCGCGTCGAGCCCGTCAAGGCTAGTGCGCTCTGTAGATGATGTGACCGAAACTGCGCCCAAGACACGTCCGGCACGGGTAATGATGGGCACGGCGACACAAATAATCCCCGGCTCATGTTCTTCGCGGTCATAGGCATGCCCCCGCTCAACAATCGCGTGCAATTCAGCGCGCAGATCGTCCGGTGTTGAAAGCGTATGGGCGGTGAAGGGATGGTAACTCTGCTGCAAAAGCAGCTTTTCCTGATCCGCCGCGGGCAGGAAGGCCGCCATCGCCTTGCCAACACCGGTACAATAGACCGGGCCAACTTTCCCTGCCTGTGAGTACATCTGCAGCGGGTCGCGGGCATTGATCTTGTCGACGTAGAGAACCTGACCGCCATCCAGCTGCGCCAAGTGTACCGTCTCACCGACTTCCGCCGAAAGGGCCTCTAGATAAGGGCGCGCAACCGGGGCGAGTGAGGCGCTTTGCCAGGCTGAGTGCGCCAGTCTCACAAGCCGCAATCCAGGGGCGTAGGTTTGC
It contains:
- the rfbA gene encoding glucose-1-phosphate thymidylyltransferase RfbA, whose translation is MARKGIILAGGSGTRLYPVTTGVSKQLLPIYDKPMIYYPLSVLMLSGIREIAVITTPTDQDQFKRTLGDGSQWGLSLTYIEQPSPDGLAQAYLLARDFLNGAPSAMVLGDNIFFGHGLPSVLAVADAKTDGGTVFGYRVTDPERYGVVDFEQDGSVRAIVEKPEIAPSQYAVTGLYYLDGTAPDRAAAVAPSPRGELEITSLLESYLADGALTVERMGRGYAWLDTGTHESLLDAGNFVRTLTQRQGLQVGSPDEIAFELGWIGEAELSARADLFGKSGYGRYLASLLKG
- a CDS encoding glycosyltransferase; this encodes MAVKCALGLELTTRGADIERSWLLEEPSTNAGTRTPEITIVLPVYNALELLKKCLTRVERFTNCPWHLVAVEDGSTDPAVRPWLTQWASRHPDRVSLVCLDENLGFVGAVNTGLDHALSRDVDGPVVLLNSDALVPENWANRLCDPLNEPSVASVTPMSNAAEILSVPDIGPGIPLRDGEADKIDTVARRLGAVPLPSIPTGVGFCMALSRNWLRRVPRFDPAFGRGYGEEVDWCQKTRALGANHLCQPGLFVEHVGGQSFGSKEKSARIRVAGAKISRRYPRYDAEVQQFISNDPLATPRLALSIALAAARVDRLPVFLAHSLGGGAEAALRVEMARHEAAVVLRVGGLRRWQVEVHVARQVLAGRTDDIDLVRRLLASAEALDLIYSCGVGDSDPFGLPQILLSLRRTDRSDRLLMRLHDYFPLSPSYTLLGRNGFSGVPAPETSDPCHATRRPDGTRLTLADWRAAWGKLVAECDEVTTFSQASARLFLEGYGNANVKVRPHLRLVSVRRMAEQSGRRVGILGHLNIQKGALVIRELATAHPHQTFVVIGLVDSSIPLPRNVIVHGTYERDEITELARLYGIRAWLMPSVWPETFSFATREALATGLPVAGFALGAQGEALRDAPNGFTVPLEPKSGAAERLFSMVDPARSTQAAAE
- a CDS encoding IclR family transcriptional regulator; translated protein: MEDVRGPEVGGKPVASEASDSSDGTVGKALTVLDTVASYGRPVRFGELLADSPFPKATLYRLMQVLTKQSMLTYDPDRQTYAPGLRLVRLAHSAWQSASLAPVARPYLEALSAEVGETVHLAQLDGGQVLYVDKINARDPLQMYSQAGKVGPVYCTGVGKAMAAFLPAADQEKLLLQQSYHPFTAHTLSTPDDLRAELHAIVERGHAYDREEHEPGIICVAVPIITRAGRVLGAVSVTSSTERTSLDGLDAHLPRINDAVSSIAGEAQDWRFPDAAE
- a CDS encoding ABC transporter ATP-binding protein, encoding MSGLQLTDVIKRYGQTQVIHGVDLTIEDGEFCVFVGPSGCGKSTLLRMVAGLEETTEGTIEIGARDVTRADPAERGVAMVFQTYALYPHMTVEQNMGFGLKMNGHPANEIKEKVSEASRILKLDDYLARKPVALSGGQRQRVAIGRAIVRGPEVFLFDEPLSNLDAELRVEMRVEIARLHNEIGATMIYVTHDQVEAMTLADKIVVLRAGYIEQVGAPLHLYNDPDNKFVAGFIGSPAMNFFDGVNTGGTVTVPALGGATMRAPASLTADGPVTVGVRPNKVALSDGGTHTVDLSERLGGISYHYVNAPDGSRIVVEAHDQHAPAPGSKTGISFDVEDAYFFDAKTEQRLR